From a single Miscanthus floridulus cultivar M001 chromosome 8, ASM1932011v1, whole genome shotgun sequence genomic region:
- the LOC136470410 gene encoding uncharacterized protein — protein sequence MYFDGALNLDGAGAGVLLISPSGDELRYVLQIHFSSSNNATKYEAALHGVRIAVSLGVKRLMVYGNSALVINQVKKDWSYTSEKMDAYCAEIRKLEEVPTDKIEMERLTRYSMHYILVGGRLMKKNAKEELL from the exons ATGTATTTTGATGGAGCCCTTAACCTTGATGGCGCCGGAGCAGGTGTGCTACTCATTTCTCCATCTGGGGATGAGCTCCGCTATGTCCTTCAGATCCACTTCTCGTCTTCTAACAATGCCACTAAATATGAGGCGGCACTTCATGGTGTACGCATAGCTGTTTCCCTTGGCGTTAAACGCCTAATGGTGTATGGCAACTCTgcgctagttatcaaccaagtcaaaaAGGATTGGTCCTataccagcgagaagatggacgccTATTGCGccgaaattaggaagcttgaag AAGTGCCGACTGACAAGATTGAGATGGAGCGCCTTACTCGTTACAGCATGCACTACATCCTAGTTGGTGGAAGGTTAATGAAGAAGAATGCGAAggaggagctgctgtag